Genomic segment of Iocasia fonsfrigidae:
TAGTTCTTTAATTTTTTTTACTTTTTGATCCATGTCCTTAGATTTTACTGCAAAACTCTGATAATCGACACCGAGTGGGATAGCTGTAACCTTTGTTTGATGTCCGTTAAATTTAATGGTATTCTTTTTTCTATCTATTTCTGCACCGATTTTTTGAGCACAGTTGAGGAAGTTTTTAACATATGACTGGGTATGGAAGGCAATAAAATCACTTGCCAGTATTTGTCTAATCAAGATATTGCGCCAGGGTATAGTTCTAAATGATTCCCAGGCAGGCCAGGGTATATGCCAGAAGAAAGCCAGCCGGGTTTTTTTGTTTTTTTGTCGTATTAGTTCAGGAACCAGTGCAAGGTGGTAATCATGAATCCAGATATAGTCGTCAGCATTAGCTTCTTCAAGGGCTGCTTCAGCATATCTTTGATTAATTCGTTCATATGCATCCCAGTATTCCCTTTTAAAATTGGCCTTTTCAATAAAAGAGTGGCAGATAGGCCAGAGTATTTCATTGGAAAAACCATGATAAAAACCTGCAATATCTTTTTTACTAAGTTTTATTCGTTTAAGTTCATAGCCATCTTTATCAGGTACTATAACTTTGCTGTTTTCATCAACTACTTCAAAATCGGCCTGACCACGTCCCCAGGCAACCCAGACCCCTTTTTCTTCCTGCATAAGGGGATCAAGTCCAGTTGTTAAACCGCCAGCCAGTTTTATACACTTAATCTTACCATTCTTTTTTTCATGTGCATAGGGTTCACCATTAGATACAAGTATTAACCGGTTATTATTCATCTTATATCACCTCTCCAAGTTTATTATCTTACCGGTTTATTTTTGTGTATAAAAACTGCTTTCACCTAAGTAATTTTTCGCAAAACTCCTCTATTATTATGTTAACAATAACTATTATCAAAGTCAAGGGTAAAAGAATATTATTTACCAGAAGTTAACATTCATCATATAATAAAATGATTAAATTATATAAAGTAAACCAGAGTCATATTATTTATATTATTAAATGAAAAAGAGAATGATGTCTTAAATAAATGAAAAAATGTTTTCAATTTACTTTAAAACATGTTAGAATATCTTTAAGAGTCTGTTCGAAAAGTATCAATTATACCACCTGGGATTATATATCCCTTCACTCAACGGTAGCACCTTAACTTCGTTCAGGGATATATAATCCCCTATTTATATCTTTTTGAACACACACTTTAACTATTAAAAAAATATTATTTACTCGGGGGGTTTAGAGATGGATATGATTAAAAAATCAGTTAAGTTAGATAATGTTTGTTATGATATAAGGGGACCGGTCCTGGATGAGGCGAAACGGCTTGAGGAAGAAGGATATAATATTATCAAATTAAATACGGGTAATCCTGCTCCCTTTGGTCTGGATGCACCTGATGAAATAATCCATGATGTAATATTAAATCTAAAAAATGCCCAGGGTTATTGTGACTCTAAAGGTATTTTCCCTGCCCGAAAATCAATTATGCAGTATTATCAGAAAAAGGGAATTATGGATCTGGAGATAGAAGATATCTATATTG
This window contains:
- a CDS encoding alpha,alpha-trehalose-phosphate synthase (UDP-forming), translated to MNNNRLILVSNGEPYAHEKKNGKIKCIKLAGGLTTGLDPLMQEEKGVWVAWGRGQADFEVVDENSKVIVPDKDGYELKRIKLSKKDIAGFYHGFSNEILWPICHSFIEKANFKREYWDAYERINQRYAEAALEEANADDYIWIHDYHLALVPELIRQKNKKTRLAFFWHIPWPAWESFRTIPWRNILIRQILASDFIAFHTQSYVKNFLNCAQKIGAEIDRKKNTIKFNGHQTKVTAIPLGVDYQSFAVKSKDMDQKVKKIKELYSAEKLIFGVDRLDYTKGILERLQAVDHLFEKHPEYIKKVTLVQRVSPSRTGVEEYQDMREEINRTIGDINGRYQRDGWTPIKYFHQFMEQDDLLPYYNAADVALITPLIDGMNLVAKEYVAASNNGMLILSEFAGAAEAMKDALQVNPYDVEGVTETIHQALEMPEWEKTERMHRLKEKVRKYDLNWWRDLFLKEWKGVYEQKIIHK